One genomic segment of Puniceicoccus vermicola includes these proteins:
- a CDS encoding cation:proton antiporter: MDIHGFVYFTTILLGIAVLAISFTSHIGFGAIIGFIAAGIFVGPSVLSISSEGSELREFAELGVVLLLFTIGLEMQPRKLWSMRRLVFGLGAMQVVITGLALAGVLGAVGSPWNAALIGGMGLALSSTAFVLPILGEKGELQSPHGRAAFGVLLFQDLAIVPLLAIVPLIASRSHTTSSESGEEILFAVGEATMALLFLVFTARYIIPRLLGLLTRHRNRKAFAGLVMFSVFGSAYLMDSVGLSMALGTFLLGMLLSASEYRHQIEAIVDPFKGFLLALFFIAVGMSMDINLFFEDPVGIVAVALLLIAGKILVLFFISLILGQGRAVSARVAILLGQSGEFGFVLFGAAFAHGLMLDAGFNRAVLIISLTMVLTPFLARISNWAGIKLTPELVGPNLSKEHREAVPPEETNHVILAGYGRVGTTIGRMLTEAKIPFIAFDLDPMRVQRAREKGLNVFYGDVGDELVLSSGGIGKASCMVITAQDSHSTEKILEAVHNTYKDLRVFARARFLSEADEFVKAGATLAIPDTLESSLRLGEIVLEAAGSPPDEASRISKFFRDNGYSALRANPSVKHGPFFGK; the protein is encoded by the coding sequence ATGGACATCCACGGTTTCGTTTACTTCACGACGATCCTTCTCGGGATCGCGGTATTGGCGATCTCCTTCACCTCTCATATCGGGTTTGGGGCAATCATCGGCTTCATCGCAGCGGGGATTTTCGTCGGACCCTCCGTCCTCTCCATTAGCTCGGAAGGGAGCGAGCTCCGGGAATTCGCCGAACTCGGCGTCGTACTCCTCCTCTTCACCATTGGCCTCGAAATGCAGCCACGAAAACTCTGGTCCATGCGAAGGCTCGTTTTCGGACTGGGGGCCATGCAGGTCGTCATCACGGGGCTAGCGCTCGCAGGCGTTCTGGGAGCCGTTGGATCTCCGTGGAATGCCGCTCTCATCGGGGGAATGGGACTCGCCCTTTCCTCGACCGCCTTTGTCCTGCCCATTCTCGGCGAAAAGGGTGAGTTGCAATCTCCTCACGGAAGAGCTGCCTTCGGCGTATTGCTGTTTCAGGATCTCGCGATCGTCCCGCTGCTTGCGATCGTCCCCCTCATCGCATCGAGAAGCCACACCACCTCATCGGAAAGCGGTGAAGAAATCCTTTTCGCAGTCGGCGAGGCAACGATGGCCCTCCTCTTCCTCGTCTTTACCGCCCGCTATATCATCCCGCGACTTCTGGGTCTTCTCACCCGGCATCGCAACCGCAAAGCTTTCGCCGGCCTCGTCATGTTTTCGGTTTTTGGGAGTGCCTATCTCATGGATTCGGTAGGTCTCTCCATGGCCTTAGGCACGTTTCTCCTCGGCATGCTCCTCTCCGCCTCAGAATACCGCCACCAGATTGAGGCCATCGTCGATCCCTTCAAAGGATTTCTTCTCGCCCTCTTCTTCATCGCCGTTGGGATGTCGATGGACATCAACCTCTTTTTTGAGGATCCGGTCGGGATCGTCGCTGTCGCCCTACTATTGATCGCTGGGAAGATATTGGTGCTTTTCTTCATCTCCTTGATTCTCGGTCAGGGTCGGGCGGTCTCTGCTCGCGTCGCGATTCTCCTGGGGCAATCGGGAGAGTTTGGATTCGTCCTTTTCGGGGCGGCATTTGCTCATGGGCTTATGCTCGACGCCGGATTTAACCGGGCAGTCTTGATTATCTCGCTAACAATGGTACTCACCCCGTTTCTCGCGCGGATTTCCAACTGGGCCGGAATCAAGCTTACTCCGGAGTTGGTGGGGCCCAACCTATCGAAGGAGCACCGCGAGGCAGTCCCGCCTGAGGAGACAAACCATGTCATTCTCGCCGGGTACGGTCGAGTCGGCACCACGATCGGCCGGATGCTCACCGAGGCAAAGATTCCCTTCATCGCCTTCGACCTCGATCCGATGCGAGTCCAGCGGGCCCGCGAAAAGGGGCTCAATGTCTTCTACGGCGACGTCGGGGACGAGCTAGTGCTCTCCTCGGGCGGAATCGGCAAGGCGAGCTGCATGGTCATCACCGCCCAAGACTCCCATTCTACCGAAAAGATACTCGAAGCGGTTCACAATACCTACAAAGACCTCCGAGTTTTCGCCCGCGCCCGCTTTCTCTCCGAAGCCGACGAGTTCGTGAAGGCCGGAGCCACCTTGGCCATCCCCGACACTCTCGAATCCAGCTTGCGCCTCGGGGAGATCGTCCTGGAAGCGGCTGGATCCCCTCCCGACGAAGCCAGCCGCATCTCCAAGTTCTTCCGTGACAACGGATACAGCGCCCTTCGCGCGAACCCCAGCGTGAAGCACGGCCCTTTTTTCGGAAAATAG
- a CDS encoding Dps family protein, with protein MDTHTQTKTQVVDALRQVVADSYALMGHTHLCHWNVEGPNFFALHNAFEEQYTELFSAIDDIAERIRALGAYSPGGLSSLARMAGFQELEEDAGSKKMVESLVNLNEILIRHAGEARDAAAEADDKETEDMMIARIQVHEKTCWMLRSFLKS; from the coding sequence ATGGATACTCACACGCAGACAAAAACCCAAGTAGTTGACGCACTCCGGCAGGTTGTAGCGGATAGCTATGCTCTTATGGGGCATACCCACCTCTGCCACTGGAATGTCGAAGGTCCGAATTTCTTCGCGCTCCATAACGCTTTCGAAGAGCAATACACCGAGCTCTTCTCGGCGATTGACGATATCGCGGAGCGGATCCGCGCATTAGGCGCCTATTCGCCCGGAGGACTTTCGTCGCTCGCTCGCATGGCCGGTTTTCAAGAGCTGGAAGAAGACGCCGGTTCCAAGAAAATGGTCGAGAGCCTCGTCAATCTGAACGAGATCCTCATTCGCCACGCAGGTGAGGCCCGGGATGCCGCCGCTGAAGCCGATGACAAGGAGACCGAGGATATGATGATCGCTCGGATTCAGGTCCACGAAAAGACCTGCTGGATGCTCCGCAGCTTCCTGAAGAGCTAA
- the thpR gene encoding RNA 2',3'-cyclic phosphodiesterase, whose translation MERLFVAIGLPDYVNQALAALQEPTRGIRWSLPENYHLTLFFLGEVDPLHTPAIRAAIRQIQVHSFILPIGGVGHFPPRGQPSVLWAGIGSGHPHLFQLQHHLTDLLFNLGFDPGDRAWKPHITLARCSGVSPETVRQFEKRHAEFETAPARVDQFSLLSSERRGPRHFYSVVESFPLLSE comes from the coding sequence ATGGAGAGACTCTTCGTCGCAATCGGCCTACCCGATTACGTCAATCAGGCCTTGGCGGCTCTCCAGGAGCCAACCCGAGGAATCCGCTGGTCTCTGCCGGAGAATTATCACCTGACCCTCTTCTTCCTCGGTGAGGTAGATCCTTTGCACACCCCGGCGATTCGTGCGGCCATTCGACAGATCCAAGTCCACTCCTTCATCCTTCCGATCGGAGGAGTCGGGCATTTCCCGCCCCGTGGGCAACCGAGTGTCCTCTGGGCGGGAATTGGCAGCGGACACCCTCACCTTTTCCAACTTCAGCATCATCTGACGGACCTACTCTTCAATCTTGGGTTCGATCCGGGCGACCGCGCGTGGAAGCCCCACATCACTCTTGCCCGCTGCAGTGGAGTCTCCCCCGAGACTGTCCGCCAGTTCGAGAAAAGGCACGCCGAGTTCGAGACCGCTCCAGCCCGTGTCGATCAGTTCAGTCTGCTCTCCTCCGAACGGCGGGGGCCACGGCATTTTTATTCCGTGGTCGAGTCGTTTCCGCTTCTCAGCGAGTAG
- a CDS encoding acetate/propionate family kinase, with the protein MNILVINCGSSSVKYKLISMPEREVHATGLIERIGEEKPKGHQETVRGKIDADVSAKDHQEALQSILAFLADDEKGAVSDLSEIDGFGHRVVHGGEKYSDSVVVDDQVMEGIRACSDLAPLHNPPNLIGIEAARAIAPERPQVVCFDTAFHQTIPAEAYRYALPEKLYKEEKIRRYGFHGTSHRFVARRAAELTGKDPLASRWITCHLGNGCSMAAIENGRCLDTSMGLTPLEGMVMGTRSGDLDPAILLHLGRSGWSFEDIDRLINRESGLLGLSGISNDMRELEKHAAEGSESAQLAIDVFCYRIRKYIGSFLAVLNGCDGIVFTGGIGEYGSNIRAKSTERLSELGVEIDPDRNQNIRGVEGLIGAANAKIEILVIPTDEEGEIARDAYRLLGD; encoded by the coding sequence ATGAATATACTGGTGATCAACTGCGGAAGTTCTTCTGTAAAGTACAAGCTCATTTCCATGCCGGAGAGAGAAGTCCACGCCACGGGGCTGATCGAGCGAATCGGAGAGGAAAAGCCAAAAGGGCATCAGGAGACGGTTCGGGGAAAGATTGATGCAGATGTTTCCGCGAAAGATCATCAGGAGGCGTTGCAATCAATTCTAGCCTTCCTTGCGGATGATGAGAAAGGAGCGGTATCGGATCTGTCGGAGATAGACGGATTTGGTCACCGGGTCGTGCACGGGGGCGAGAAATACTCAGATAGTGTTGTGGTTGATGATCAGGTGATGGAGGGGATTCGCGCCTGCAGCGATCTCGCTCCCCTTCACAATCCCCCGAATCTGATCGGGATCGAGGCCGCCCGCGCGATCGCTCCCGAACGTCCTCAAGTGGTCTGCTTCGATACGGCCTTTCACCAGACGATACCTGCTGAAGCCTATCGCTACGCTCTGCCGGAGAAACTCTACAAGGAGGAGAAAATTCGGCGTTATGGATTTCACGGAACGTCGCATCGCTTTGTGGCGCGACGCGCGGCTGAGCTCACCGGAAAAGACCCTTTGGCGAGCCGTTGGATTACCTGTCACCTGGGAAATGGATGCTCAATGGCGGCGATTGAAAATGGCCGCTGTCTCGACACTTCGATGGGCCTAACGCCGTTAGAAGGAATGGTAATGGGAACGAGAAGTGGTGATCTTGATCCGGCGATTCTTTTGCATCTAGGTCGATCTGGATGGTCCTTCGAAGACATCGACCGACTCATTAATCGGGAGTCCGGGCTTCTTGGTTTGTCCGGTATTTCCAATGACATGCGAGAGTTGGAGAAGCACGCTGCCGAAGGTAGCGAATCTGCCCAGTTGGCAATTGATGTCTTTTGCTATCGCATCCGTAAATATATCGGCAGCTTCCTCGCCGTTTTGAACGGTTGTGACGGAATTGTCTTCACGGGAGGGATCGGTGAGTATGGCTCGAACATCCGGGCCAAGAGCACCGAGCGGTTGTCGGAGCTAGGCGTCGAAATCGATCCGGACCGCAATCAGAACATTCGCGGAGTCGAGGGCTTGATTGGTGCGGCTAATGCGAAGATCGAGATCTTGGTGATTCCGACCGATGAAGAAGGGGAAATCGCCCGGGATGCCTACCGCCTCCTTGGCGATTGA
- the tsaD gene encoding tRNA (adenosine(37)-N6)-threonylcarbamoyltransferase complex transferase subunit TsaD, whose amino-acid sequence MILGVESSCDESALALFDPAKGLECSLIHSQLVLHREFGGVVPDLAAREHLEHFPRLFESLREKVDFASIDQVAVTRGPGLAGCLAIGIAAAKGFSLYHDCPLVGVNHLAGHAWSPFIPVHAEDPDSFEERLANLLPHLGLLVSGGNTILFRLERDRSIEILAETRDDAAGEALDKGAKLMGLPYPGGPEIERRAEGGDVSAFRFPRAFADPKERAFSFSGLKTSLRYRLEKMAPEEIRDSFGNLCASYQEAVVDALVRKMRQVLKSESGIRSLGLSGGVANNKALRERFSALAGKTRLPGLVAEPKVTGDNAAMIAFAAYANPGTVSLAGDRLGFEPSLPLTD is encoded by the coding sequence ATGATTCTCGGAGTCGAAAGTTCGTGTGACGAGTCGGCTTTGGCCCTCTTTGATCCTGCGAAAGGGCTAGAGTGTTCGCTGATTCACAGCCAGCTGGTGCTGCATCGTGAGTTTGGAGGTGTGGTGCCGGATCTGGCTGCCCGTGAGCACCTCGAACATTTTCCCCGGCTCTTCGAATCCCTGCGAGAAAAGGTGGACTTCGCTTCGATTGATCAAGTGGCAGTCACCCGGGGTCCTGGGCTTGCAGGTTGCCTCGCTATCGGGATTGCCGCGGCCAAGGGGTTTTCGCTGTATCATGACTGTCCCTTGGTCGGAGTGAATCATCTCGCGGGCCACGCTTGGTCACCCTTTATCCCCGTTCACGCGGAGGACCCGGATTCGTTTGAGGAGCGACTGGCGAATCTGCTTCCTCACCTCGGACTCCTTGTCAGCGGCGGAAATACCATCCTGTTTCGGTTGGAGCGGGACCGCTCAATCGAGATTCTGGCGGAGACCCGTGATGATGCGGCCGGAGAGGCTTTGGATAAGGGTGCAAAATTGATGGGACTCCCGTATCCGGGTGGCCCGGAGATTGAACGCCGGGCGGAGGGCGGTGACGTCAGTGCCTTTCGTTTTCCACGGGCCTTTGCGGATCCCAAGGAGCGCGCCTTCAGTTTCAGCGGCTTGAAGACCAGTTTGCGTTACCGATTGGAAAAGATGGCTCCTGAGGAGATCCGGGACTCGTTCGGGAATCTCTGTGCTTCCTATCAAGAAGCGGTAGTGGACGCGTTAGTACGGAAAATGAGGCAGGTGCTGAAGTCGGAAAGTGGAATCCGGAGCCTGGGCTTGTCCGGCGGGGTGGCCAACAACAAGGCCCTGCGAGAACGCTTTTCTGCATTGGCGGGGAAGACTCGATTGCCGGGACTAGTGGCCGAGCCGAAGGTCACGGGGGACAATGCGGCCATGATTGCTTTTGCTGCCTATGCAAATCCGGGGACGGTTTCCCTAGCCGGGGATCGCCTGGGATTTGAGCCTTCTCTGCCTCTGACCGACTAG
- a CDS encoding S41 family peptidase, which translates to MRFRKIIVIFLLVFVIGQLTFLYLRAPHLDGVFTLSFWRNMGKVGYVMLLAEESYVSEDKSGFDQLGDNALHGLIGGLDSYSTYLSGNEFEDYSIPTRQSYAGIGAEVREIDGRVFVMDLNPDGAAREAGILPGDWIVEVDGEDVEEAGVGEIVNQLRGEAGTEVEVGVRRAGEEDVIQKTIERRLLSFESVRDIEMLPDHIGYLSVGVFGQRTAVELEQAIQGLLSEGMEGLVIDLRNNPGGLLDAARGNIELFVPAGVEFLTVRGRGLGVIEEFYTEQPAMVPEDLPVVLLQNRFSASASEIMAGVLQALGRAKVVGEVSYGKGSVQSVYQFSGGDGVSMTTARYILPDGRAIEGVGLEPDELVEIDEEDILRLSIQSQHDFGLSDEAFEDKFGFSPIPDEALEKAIELLRSEMNSEAEIDEGES; encoded by the coding sequence GTGCGCTTCCGAAAAATCATCGTAATCTTTCTGCTGGTCTTTGTGATCGGTCAGCTGACCTTCCTGTATCTACGCGCACCACACTTGGATGGGGTCTTTACCCTGTCTTTTTGGCGAAACATGGGGAAAGTCGGCTACGTGATGCTTCTCGCGGAGGAAAGCTATGTAAGCGAGGACAAGTCGGGCTTTGATCAGCTCGGGGACAATGCCCTGCACGGCCTGATTGGGGGGCTCGATTCCTACTCGACCTATCTCTCGGGAAATGAATTTGAGGATTACTCGATCCCGACCCGGCAATCCTATGCGGGCATCGGGGCAGAGGTCCGCGAGATTGATGGCCGGGTCTTCGTCATGGACCTGAATCCTGACGGAGCGGCTCGCGAAGCCGGGATCCTGCCCGGGGACTGGATTGTCGAGGTCGATGGAGAGGACGTTGAGGAAGCCGGTGTAGGGGAGATCGTGAATCAACTGCGTGGCGAGGCGGGAACGGAAGTCGAGGTCGGGGTTCGGCGTGCTGGCGAGGAAGATGTGATTCAGAAGACGATCGAGCGTCGACTCCTTTCCTTTGAAAGTGTGCGGGACATTGAAATGCTTCCGGATCACATCGGTTATCTCTCCGTAGGAGTTTTTGGGCAACGAACGGCGGTCGAATTGGAACAGGCGATTCAAGGGCTGCTCAGTGAGGGCATGGAAGGCCTCGTCATCGATCTGCGCAACAACCCGGGTGGTTTGCTCGACGCGGCTCGTGGCAATATTGAATTATTTGTCCCGGCGGGCGTGGAATTTCTCACCGTGCGCGGTCGCGGCCTCGGAGTGATTGAAGAGTTTTATACCGAGCAGCCGGCGATGGTTCCGGAGGATCTCCCCGTCGTCCTGTTGCAAAACCGCTTCAGCGCCTCCGCTTCGGAGATTATGGCTGGAGTCTTGCAGGCTTTGGGGAGAGCCAAGGTGGTCGGTGAAGTTTCCTATGGTAAGGGATCGGTCCAATCGGTGTATCAGTTCAGTGGTGGCGACGGAGTTTCGATGACCACAGCCCGTTACATCCTCCCGGACGGGAGAGCCATCGAAGGGGTGGGACTCGAACCGGATGAGTTGGTCGAAATCGACGAAGAAGACATATTGCGCCTTTCCATTCAATCCCAGCACGACTTCGGATTGTCCGATGAGGCCTTCGAAGATAAGTTCGGGTTTTCCCCCATCCCCGACGAGGCCTTGGAGAAAGCGATCGAGTTGTTGCGGTCGGAAATGAATTCGGAAGCCGAGATCGACGAAGGAGAGTCATGA
- a CDS encoding prepilin peptidase, with the protein MSAAAQVFESFPWFGWILAFVFGSIVGSFLNVCIYRIPEGKSVVFPGSRCACGKPIAWYDNIPILSWLLLRGKARCCGRKFSIRYPFVEFLTALLFLLAWMSQPIPVALCYWAFFALLVPAVFIDLDHFIIPDRFSVGGMFLGVFLSALVPEMHGFANPGGIATFSGISSAVVGALVGSSVLYWFGALAEIVFRKEALGQGDVKLAGCFGAFCGWQGAVFSLFAGALIGTVLLLPILIWQRMKGEAPQVPAAEKSEPGEETPVGEDDGEEGPIGFGTAVPFGPMLCAAIGLYVLWLEQPVRDWFAEVGDLLRQVI; encoded by the coding sequence ATGTCTGCAGCTGCCCAAGTCTTTGAAAGCTTCCCCTGGTTTGGTTGGATTCTCGCCTTCGTTTTTGGATCCATCGTCGGGAGTTTTCTCAACGTTTGCATCTATCGCATTCCGGAGGGGAAGTCTGTCGTCTTCCCTGGCTCCCGTTGCGCATGCGGGAAGCCAATTGCCTGGTATGACAATATCCCGATTCTCAGTTGGCTTCTCCTTCGCGGAAAGGCTCGCTGCTGCGGGCGCAAATTCAGCATCCGCTATCCGTTTGTTGAGTTCCTGACTGCCCTCCTGTTCCTGTTGGCATGGATGAGTCAGCCGATTCCGGTGGCTCTCTGCTATTGGGCGTTCTTCGCATTGCTGGTTCCCGCGGTATTCATCGACTTGGACCATTTTATCATCCCCGACCGCTTTTCGGTCGGCGGAATGTTCCTCGGCGTTTTTCTATCGGCTTTGGTGCCGGAAATGCACGGGTTCGCGAACCCGGGGGGGATTGCGACTTTCTCGGGGATTTCCTCCGCAGTCGTGGGTGCCTTGGTGGGGTCCTCGGTTCTTTATTGGTTCGGAGCCTTGGCGGAAATCGTATTCCGCAAGGAGGCACTGGGCCAGGGGGATGTGAAGTTGGCTGGATGCTTCGGGGCTTTTTGCGGTTGGCAGGGCGCGGTGTTTTCACTCTTTGCAGGGGCCTTGATCGGAACGGTCCTCCTGCTACCCATCTTGATTTGGCAGCGAATGAAAGGGGAGGCACCCCAGGTTCCGGCTGCCGAAAAATCAGAGCCTGGTGAAGAAACGCCGGTCGGCGAGGACGATGGTGAAGAAGGGCCGATTGGATTCGGCACTGCGGTGCCCTTTGGGCCGATGCTCTGCGCGGCGATTGGCCTCTATGTTCTCTGGCTCGAACAACCGGTTCGGGATTGGTTCGCAGAAGTGGGAGATTTATTGCGCCAAGTGATTTAG
- the hisG gene encoding ATP phosphoribosyltransferase — MSETKPVLNLGLPKGSLQDATIRLFGMAGFRIQVSSRSYRPSIDDPELEGSFVRAQEVSRYVEHGFFDCGLTGLDWIEENGSDIVEVCDLIYSKASTVRSRWVLAVPEASDIHTVKDLEGKRIATEVVGMTRKFLEKHGVTADVEFSWGATEVKVPDLVDAIVDLTETGSSLRANKLRIVDTLLYTNTKLIANKTAWEDPVKRKKIEDIALLLTSALEAQNKVGLKLNIERSRLEALLKDLPSLRQPTISPLTADDWVAVETILDEKVVREIIPQLKDAGAEGIIEYPLNKVIY; from the coding sequence ATGAGCGAAACAAAACCCGTCCTCAACCTGGGGCTTCCAAAAGGAAGTCTTCAGGACGCGACCATCCGCCTTTTCGGAATGGCTGGATTCCGTATCCAGGTCAGCTCCCGATCCTATCGTCCGTCGATTGATGATCCGGAACTCGAAGGCAGCTTTGTCCGGGCCCAGGAGGTAAGCCGTTATGTGGAGCATGGGTTCTTCGATTGTGGTCTTACCGGTCTCGACTGGATCGAGGAAAACGGTTCGGACATCGTCGAAGTCTGTGACCTGATTTACAGCAAGGCCTCGACGGTCCGCTCCCGCTGGGTGCTCGCGGTGCCGGAGGCGTCCGATATCCACACGGTCAAGGATCTGGAAGGCAAGCGCATCGCTACCGAGGTGGTGGGGATGACCCGTAAGTTTCTCGAGAAACACGGTGTGACCGCGGATGTGGAATTCTCCTGGGGTGCCACCGAGGTCAAGGTTCCGGATTTGGTCGATGCGATTGTTGATCTTACCGAGACTGGTAGCTCGCTGCGGGCCAACAAGTTGCGCATCGTCGACACTCTCCTTTACACGAATACGAAGCTCATCGCCAACAAGACGGCTTGGGAAGATCCGGTAAAGCGCAAGAAGATCGAAGACATCGCGCTTCTGCTGACCTCCGCTCTGGAAGCCCAGAACAAAGTGGGCCTGAAGTTGAACATCGAGCGCTCGCGCTTGGAAGCACTTCTCAAAGACCTTCCTTCCCTGCGCCAGCCGACAATTTCGCCGCTGACTGCCGACGATTGGGTCGCGGTGGAGACCATTCTCGACGAGAAGGTGGTGCGTGAAATCATTCCGCAGCTGAAGGATGCCGGAGCCGAGGGGATCATCGAGTATCCGCTCAACAAGGTAATTTACTAA
- a CDS encoding response regulator transcription factor, whose product MDTTSKPLILIVEDDEDIANVTAEHLVEAGMHAQIFNRVTKAEEYLKKNHVNLVLLDINLPDADGFTLLDSIRSSETQVPVIFVTGANSETTKVRGLDVGADDYVTKPFSASELVARIRAVLRRTDTRHDLNLTPNFTVSDKPFDFLGATINGARMEIIFPDQEKETLGRKELGILAHLVENKGKIIPRKSMIHAVWGPHANVKSRSLDQYIVKVRDLLKRHGCDDGPFRTVHGVGFIYDPDGENPA is encoded by the coding sequence ATGGACACCACTTCGAAACCCCTTATCTTGATCGTTGAAGACGACGAGGACATTGCCAATGTCACCGCCGAACATCTCGTGGAAGCGGGAATGCATGCGCAAATTTTCAACCGGGTCACGAAAGCGGAAGAGTATCTCAAAAAGAATCACGTCAACCTCGTCCTCCTCGACATCAACCTCCCGGACGCCGACGGCTTCACACTTTTGGACAGCATTCGAAGTAGTGAAACACAGGTACCAGTGATTTTTGTGACGGGTGCGAATTCTGAAACCACCAAAGTCCGCGGACTGGATGTGGGAGCCGACGACTACGTCACCAAACCTTTCAGCGCCAGCGAGCTCGTTGCCCGCATTCGGGCTGTCCTTCGACGCACTGACACCCGGCACGACCTGAACCTGACTCCGAACTTTACGGTATCGGACAAACCCTTCGACTTCCTTGGCGCCACGATTAACGGCGCACGGATGGAAATCATCTTTCCCGATCAGGAGAAGGAAACTCTCGGCCGCAAGGAACTCGGTATTCTTGCCCACCTCGTAGAGAACAAAGGGAAAATTATTCCCCGCAAAAGCATGATCCACGCCGTCTGGGGACCACACGCCAATGTGAAAAGTCGCTCGCTGGATCAATACATCGTGAAAGTCCGTGACCTCCTCAAGCGTCACGGTTGCGACGATGGACCCTTCCGCACCGTTCACGGCGTCGGCTTCATCTACGATCCCGACGGCGAGAATCCCGCGTAA
- a CDS encoding 5'-3' exonuclease: protein MGKTLLLDGFNLAFRSFYAVPELTRADGFPTNALHGWVKTIWRLRDLYPEAGVIAFFDLHGDREREALLPEYKANRTEMPEALRQQFPEIRRVTRLMGIEVIESSGVEADDLIASAARSLSEKGEESLIVSADKDLAQCVGGKVAQLLPPPTANPRLGWRTLDEAAVQEKFGVRPDQIADYLALVGDNSDNIPGLAGVGPKTASNWLRSYGTLEGIIQNSGRLKPPRFQAKVGEEKENLLRNQKLTRLTETHPVSLDPVEADVEGLKEFFSEMEMKSTAAEVEKRFGA from the coding sequence ATGGGTAAGACTCTCCTTCTCGATGGATTCAATTTGGCCTTTCGCAGCTTTTACGCCGTTCCGGAGCTGACGCGTGCGGATGGGTTTCCGACCAATGCTTTGCACGGGTGGGTGAAGACGATCTGGCGGTTGAGGGACCTTTACCCCGAAGCGGGAGTGATCGCCTTTTTCGATCTCCACGGGGATCGTGAGCGTGAGGCGCTCTTGCCGGAGTATAAAGCCAACCGGACGGAGATGCCCGAGGCCTTGCGGCAGCAGTTTCCGGAGATCCGTCGCGTGACCCGGTTGATGGGGATCGAGGTGATCGAATCCAGTGGCGTGGAGGCGGATGATCTCATCGCCTCGGCCGCGCGAAGTCTTTCTGAGAAGGGAGAAGAGTCGCTGATCGTCAGTGCGGATAAGGATCTTGCCCAATGCGTTGGGGGGAAGGTTGCCCAGCTGCTACCGCCGCCGACTGCCAATCCGCGATTGGGCTGGCGGACTCTGGATGAGGCGGCCGTTCAGGAAAAATTTGGGGTGCGGCCAGATCAGATTGCCGACTACTTGGCTCTCGTCGGGGACAATTCGGACAATATCCCGGGGTTGGCCGGAGTCGGGCCGAAGACGGCTTCGAACTGGCTCCGCTCTTACGGAACTTTGGAAGGGATCATTCAGAATTCCGGTCGCCTCAAGCCGCCGCGGTTTCAAGCCAAAGTGGGCGAAGAGAAAGAAAATCTACTCCGTAACCAGAAACTGACCCGGTTGACCGAGACGCATCCGGTCTCCCTCGATCCTGTTGAAGCCGATGTCGAGGGGCTGAAGGAATTTTTCTCCGAGATGGAGATGAAGTCCACCGCAGCCGAGGTGGAAAAGCGCTTTGGCGCTTAG